Within the Anguilla rostrata isolate EN2019 chromosome 6, ASM1855537v3, whole genome shotgun sequence genome, the region CCGCTAcagtattaaaataaagaagGTAACCgccaaatattttcaaaataaaatcaagattgaaacatttattttgcggGAACTTTATTTATCCACCTTGGGCATACAAACTTAAAAGTAATCTAATTAAGGGAAAAGATATGAATGCCAAAAGACAGCGATATGTAGCCTACAGTCAAACGATGTGAGCCGACATATAGCGTATCTAATAATCTACGTAAACATACAACCTTGGAGAATATATGCTACAGCCTGACATGCCACAGAAATAAGAAACTATATAAATATAGTAATCAGAGTTATAATTTTTCTTCAAAGGAAGAGTTGTGTTGGATTATTAGCCTATTACAACCACAGAATATATTCATCCACTCATTACCTTATTATATTATCAGACGTAGTTCTTGAGTAAACCTGACTACTGAACAGGAATATTTGAAACTGAATTCTTAAGGTCCTCACACATAGAAAATGACTGAacaagcagttttattttaccaCCATAAACCACTAGTGTTGTCAAAAAAGGAacgtgttaaaaaaataaaaataaaagcgagGTCACTCAAGACAcactttcataaaaatatgtcaaatatGCAACAGCTAGAACAGGGTAGAATTGGAGAAAGTGTAGTGCAGCCTAGTAGAAAAGCAAGTGTTTCTTTGCTtttcatatatgtatatattcaggCTTTCATAAATAGATTAATATTGGTCATCAAAAAAGGACTATTAAAAGGTGCAAGCGTCAAAGGTTTATAGGTTTATTTGTTACATGTATGTGACAAGgcaaacataataataataataatacaaagtGCATTCAGACATTCCTGAATGTGCAACAACAAGCACAAAGAAATGGGTGGCAAGATAAAAATGTCTATTTAATTGCTTATGCCTTTACAGAATGGGAGGCCAATTGTCTGGGCACAACTCAGTGTCTTATCTGAGCAGGGCATTGTGGATTGGTGCTGggtccactgctcttcctcatttacaatGACCTTGACATggacattgaaagtacactagttaaatttgcagattATACAAAATTGGGAGGTTTAGCCAACAGTCTGGAATCTAcaaaagtaatccaagaagatttaaacagaatcgaGAAGTGGGCataaacctggcaaatgaaattcaatataactaaatgtaaagttttacatgtggggaataaaaacatagggcaggattactttatgggtggtacaaaattagaatgtgcacaagtagaaaaagacttgggagtaatagttgatcaaagcctatcaACATGGTCTTGTCaatgtgcagtaaaaaaaaaagccaacaggatgctgggatacatagccaggagtattgagtataaatctaaggagatcatactcaccctatacaatacccttgtcagaccacactgaAGACGGGCAACCAGATTGATTCCGGGTATGAAAGGTAAGTGTTACGAGGAAAGGCTGGAGATGCTTAAGCTTGAGATgcttaaatttattaaagggattaacaaagtgaactacaagaaattattcaagttgagttcgGTTATcagaacgagggggcataaatggaaactggcaaagggtaaatttcacacagacaataggaaatattttttccacacagagagtggtcaatgtgtggaacagcttgcctggacatgtagtggaggcagaaacactgggggtattcaaggcccgacttgatacagtgttagatactatctagcttttaggcaaactaagcattaagtacagtttagtggtaggaatagacgagcagtgttgggctgaatggcctaaTGAATGAAATTTCAACCAAAAATCAGAATATAATTTACCACCAGACAGATTCATTTCCCCtcttaaaggaaaaaatgtgaaatcaagCCGCCAGACATACACATTCGACTAGAAAATCCTTATAAAAAAGCCCTTACATCATTGCTTTCCTTTttcaccaaataaataatacaatatctGCATGTATTGAACTAACATTTACATTGGGTATTGAAATACCAATTCCAGGGTTTGTATAAATCTGATAATGACACTTGTGTTTCATAAGAATAAATATGACAATGCTATGGAAATTTTGATAGCTATGTCCAGTATCAGTCATAGTCATAGTTAAAGATACAgaaacaaaccacacaggacTATTCTACCATTGTGTACAACGAGCCCTGTTTTTATATCCTATGTAGAGAGTACAGTACTTTATTACTAATTGGTCTGCTCAATGAGCTTACCCTTATGGTACTTTTGTCCTATTCCATAGGGCACATGAGCAGCAATGGTTCCCAGCTCCTTGGCCCCCTCAACGTGGAACATCTGATCATCAAAGAAGATGTGCGGGCGGATCTTCTGCAGGAGTGGACCTTTGGGGGCTCCGGCAAGGAAGAGTGCCTCATCGATCTCCAAGCCCCAGCTCCTTAGGGTCTTCAGGACTCTGGCCCCTGAGCTGGCTGCGCTCCTAGCCGTCACTAGGTAGGTCCTAATAGGGCAGTCCATTCGCTCATTCTTGGCATAAAACTTGCGCTGGAGCTTCCCCAGTGTTTCCAGGAAGCACTTCAGGGGCCCCTGAGGTGGGAGGCAAGGTGTTCAACTAAtttaatgcaatataaaaaaatcacactgtcttTGAGTCAAGATCATTAGAGTATAGGATTATATCTATaagattaaaacatttcatttttctttacaaCAATGCCACTGCAgtttttgtattgtatgtttGCTTACTGCTGAAATTATATTATACACtattaatatgttgaaattgcatgtgtatatgtatatacataagATAGCATGTCAATAATATTGATGTAGTCCGATTCACCTGTGCAAGGGGCTTGTTCTCATACATCTTCTCGTGTTCAAAGAATGTGTCCAGCCCATGCTTTTTCACAATGATCTCAGACTCATCAGAGAAGAGGACGGCATCACCATCGAATGCCACACGCAGTTGTGTGTCACTTAATTGGATCTCTTTCTCAGGAGTGAACATGGTAGCAGCAGCAATACCTGGGTAAGTGGGACATTGTCcagggctgtcaatcaaaatgtCTCCGGTAACACATTTCTTATAAAACTGGGGAAGCAGTTTCACCTGGGCCTTTGCCGTCCCCTGGAATTCCTTTGTAAACCATTTTGATGTTCTGAGCACCTGGCAACAAGTAACTTGATAACAATTTGTGAAATCAAGCTTCACTTTTGCGTTTTGCATAACTGCTGGGAGAAATGTTCACAATCTCAAGGAGGAAACAAGGCATGGAATTTAAAAGATTAAACAACCAATCAAACCTCACAACTTAACACTgcaaataagaaagaaaaactgaacaGATGTCAGGAGAAGATATGCTTTTCTACTAAGTGCTTGCTAATATTGTTAACTGAAATTTTACTCACCTTCTTCAATGGCCTCCTGCACTTTTTCAGAGTCTTTTGAGAGGTAAAGGTTGGTCATGTAGGCCTTCAGATACCCAATTGGGCTTTTCCCACCCGTCATACAGAACCGCTCAATAGTTAAATCTAATGTGGACACACATACAactaattaatgtaattatcaTTGCTGTCATTTACAGTACTCACTTTGTGTTATGAGAACAATTAGTCATGTTCTCCataatgtgtgactgcaggcATTGCAAATTGTAGACACTGAATACAAAGGTGTGGTGTAGGCTACATACCGTAGTGATTGATGCTGTTAA harbors:
- the LOC135257209 gene encoding cytosolic 5'-nucleotidase 1A-like; the protein is MSEINTNVAENTAIDDKTEEEEWAAAKAAFENLKAKKPLPPKPRFAVTIAVSSRTLFDMVKERKIYEEEGLEKYVAYQQQHEDEPLMPGASFPFVKALMTVNKRLRELYPESQELFDIVLMTNNQAQVGVRLINSINHYDLTIERFCMTGGKSPIGYLKAYMTNLYLSKDSEKVQEAIEEGIAAATMFTPEKEIQLSDTQLRVAFDGDAVLFSDESEIIVKKHGLDTFFEHEKMYENKPLAQGPLKCFLETLGKLQRKFYAKNERMDCPIRTYLVTARSAASSGARVLKTLRSWGLEIDEALFLAGAPKGPLLQKIRPHIFFDDQMFHVEGAKELGTIAAHVPYGIGQKYHKGKLIEQTN